One part of the Microtus ochrogaster isolate Prairie Vole_2 chromosome 16, MicOch1.0, whole genome shotgun sequence genome encodes these proteins:
- the Simc1 gene encoding SUMO-interacting motif-containing protein 1, giving the protein MEDFIVISDDSGSESSSGTRSGRARRLRRALSRTPGALPRRTVDFIDLTRETRTRAKDRNGLCVIDLTRSEEENRPIATFDLTLEPVASSQKEPPCLQTSVSLSGKEVTEAHRDRDSQPVTQRIVHNDPVDLDLLEENIFEGSRPPTSISQDSVYPPEPNCSSITYKGDLSFLTSLQLSSDVSSFSSTSNNSSSSNQRASLPCPQQDVPCQPQGLLCPLQALACPLRASPCPTRASSCPPQALSGPPQALSCPSQALSCPSQTVQCQLQALPHPPQEVPCPQQSMPSTHQNLSWHPQHPLYPPQDTLGLPQDVPGRPQNLSYPHSVTQLQDMPWSLQDVPLSLQVVLRSLQDLPPLLEDVPQSPKVGQLPRYVKQSSGDVMQLPGGLIRSSGVTQPSGSVMQSLRGITQSSGGVMQSPGGMTQSSGVTQSSGGVMQSPGGVTQSLGVTQSSGGVMQSPGGVTQSSGVTQSSGGVMQSPRGITQSSGGVTQSPGGVMQSPGVVMQSSRGMTQLSGVTQSSGGMMQSPGGVVQSSVDMMQSPGVSQSSGGVMQSPGVPQSPDVMRSPEGVPQPPDVMRSPEGVPQSPDVMRSPEGVLPSVVDTPHLPGDVSHSPQGLLDLARDKPKSSPDDVQNRDTPMDISAPSSPSGSASPLSPQSGLPFTDNLARKEKSLPQFANPGSAQIQGQIPQVGVYNKPCLHRLKYFLRPPVHHLFFQTLIPDKDTRESKGQKLEPIPHRRLRMVANTIEENFPLGTVQFLMDFVSPQHYPPREIVAHIIQKILLSGSETVDVLKEAYMLLMKIQQLHPANAKTVEWDWKLLTYVMEEEGQTLPGRVLFLRYVVQTLEDDFQQTLRKQRQHLQQSIANTVLSCDKQPHNVRDVIKWLVKTVTENELTQPPGGTQTSSGTGVLKASSGHLSPQPNLTRNTNQLIVCQLQRMLSIAVEVDRTPTCSSNKIAEMMFGFVLDIPERSQREMFFTTMESHLLRCKVLEIIFLHSCETPTRLPLSLAQALYFLNNSTSLLKCQSDKTQWQTWDELVEHLQFLLSSYQHVLREHLRSSVIDRKDLIIKRIKPKPQQGDDITVVDVEKQIEAFRSRLIHMLGEPLVPQLQDKVHLLKLLLFYAADLNPDTEPAPQH; this is encoded by the exons TGAGGAAGAAAATAGACCTATTGCCACTTTTGATTTGACTTTGGAACCTGTAGCTTCCTCTCAGAAGGAGCCACCCTGTCTTCAGACAAGTGTCAGTCTTTCAGGCAAAGAGGTAACAGAAGcccatagagacagagactctcagCCTGTGACACAGAGAATCGTCCACAATGATCCTGTAGATCTGGATTTGTTGGAAGAAAACATATTTGAAGGTTCTCGACCCCCTACATCTATTAGCCAGGACTCTGTTTATCCACCAGAGCCAAACTGTAGTTCGATCACGTACAAAGGTGACCTCAGCTTCTTGACAAGCCTACAGCTCTCTTCAGATGTTAGTTCCTTCTCCTCAACAAGCAATAACAGTAGCAGCAGCAATCAGAGGGCCTCTTTGCCATGCCCACAACAGGATGTGCCTTGCCAACCACAAGGCTTGCTATGCCCACTGCAAGCCTTAGCATGCCCACTAAGAGCTTCACCCTGTCCAACACGAGCTTCCTCATGTCCACCACAAGCCTTGTCGGGTCCACCACAAGCTTTGTCATGTCCATCACAAGCCTTGTCATGCCCATCACAAACTGTGCAGTGCCAACTCCAAGCTTTGCCTCATCCACCTCAAGAAGTGCCATGCCCTCAGCAGAGTATGCCAAGCACACATCAGAATTTATCATGGCATCCTCAACACCCACTTTACCCACCCCAAGACACTCTGGGCCTACCTCAAGATGTTCCAGGCCGACCTCAAAACCTGTCATATCCACACAGTGTGACACAACTACAAGACATGCCATGGTCACTTCAGGATGTGCCACTGTCACTACAAGTTGTGCTGCGGTCACTGCAAGATTTGCCACCACTGCTGGAAGATGTGCCACAGTCACCAAAAGTGGGGCAGTTACCAAGATATGTGAAACAGTCATCAGGAGATGTGATGCAGTTACCAGGAGGTTTGATACGGTCATCAGGTGTAACACAGCCATCAGGAAGTGTGATGCAGTCACTAAGAGGTATAACACAGTCATCAGGAGGTGTGATGCAGTCACCAGGAGGTATGACACAGTCATCAGGTGTAACACAGTCATCAGGAGGTGTGATGCAGTCGCCAGGAGGTGTGACACAGTCATTAGGTGTAACACAGTCATCAGGAGGTGTGATGCAGTCACCAGGAGGTGTGACACAGTCATCAGGTGTAACACAGTCATCAGGAGGTGTGATGCAGTCACCAAGAGGTATAACACAATCATCAGGAGGTGTAACACAGTCACCAGGAGGTGTGATGCAGTCACCAGGAGTTGTGATGCAGTCATCAAGAGGTATGACACAGTTGTCAGGTGTAACACAGTCGTCAGGAGGTATGATGCAATCACCAGGAGGTGTGGTGCAGTCATCAGTAGATATGATGCAGTCCCCAGGTGTGTCACAGTCATCAGGAGGTGTGATGCAGTCCCCAGGTGTGCCACAGTCACCAGATGTGATGCGGTCCCCAGAAGGTGTGCCACAGCCACCAGATGTGATGCGGTCCCCAGAAGGTGTGCCACAGTCACCAGATGTGATGCGGTCCCCGGAGGGTGTGCTACCATCAGTTGTAGATACACCACACTTACCAGGAGATGTGTCACACTCACCACAAGGGTTACTGGACTTAGCAAGAGACAAGCCAAAATCTTCCCCAGATGATGTGCAGAATCGTGACACTCCTATGGATATTTCAGCTCCGTCCTCTCCAAGTGGCTCTGCCAGTCCACTGTCTCCGCAGTCTGGGCTCCCTTTCACAGACAACTTAGccagaaaagagaaatcattGCCACAGTTTGCCAACCCTGGGTCTGCCCAGATACAAGGACAAATACCGCAAGTTGGGGTATACAATAAACCTTGCCTGCATAGACTGAAATACTTTTTACGACCTCCAGTACATCATCTCTTCTTCCAGACATTAATACCAGATAAAGACACACGGGAG AGCAAGGGTCAGAAATTAGAACCCATCCCTCATCGAAGACTAAGAATGGTGGCAAACACtattgaagaaaactttcctttGGGGACTGTGCAGTTTTTAATGGACTTTGTTTCACCCCAGCATTACCCACCCAGAGAAATTGTGGCTCACATCATCCAGAAAATCCTGCTCAGTGGCTCTGAGACTGTGGATGTCCTCAAGGAGGCCTACATGCTTCTCATGAAAATCCAACA GTTGCATCCAGCCAATGCCAAGACAGTGGAATGGGACTGGAAACTGCTCACCTACGTCATGGAGGAAGAG GGCCAAACTCTGCCTGGACGAGTCCTCTTTCTGCGTTACGTAGTGCAGACCCTGGAAGATGACTTCCAGCAGACCTTGAGGAAGCAGCGGCAGCACCTACAGCAATCCATCGCAAACACCGTTCTTTCATGTGACAAACAGCCTCACAACGTCAG AGATGTCATCAAGTGGCTGGTCAAAACGGTGACTGAAAATGAATTAACACAACCCCCAGGTGGAACTCAGACCTCTTCAGGAACAGGAGTCTTGAAAGCTAGCAGTGGTcatctgtctccccagcctaACCTGACCAGGAACACCAACCAGCT GATCGTGTGTCAGCTTCAGAGGATGTTGTCCATTGCTGTAGAGGTGGACAGGACTCCTACCTGCAGCTCCAATAAAATAGCTGAAATGATGTTTGGGTTTGTGCTGGACATCCCTGAGAGGAGTCAAAG GGAGATGTTCTTCACTACTATGGAAAGCCACCTTCTGCGCTGCAAGGTGTTAGAGATCATCTTTCTCCACAGCTGTGAGACGCCCACCCGCCTCCCCTTGTCTCTGGCCCAGGCCCTCTACTTTCTGAACAACTCCACATCGCTGCTCAAGTGTCAG TCAGATAAAACCCAGTGGCAGACATGGGATGAGCTGGTTGAACATCTGCAGTTCCTGTTGTCCAGTTATCAGCATGTGCTGAGAG AGCACCTACGGAGTTCAGTGATTGATCGGAAAGACTTGATCATCAAAAGAATCAAGCCCAAGCCCCAGCAAGGAGATGACATCACTGTGGTGGATGTGGAGAAGCAGATCGAGGCCTTCCGCAGCCGCCTAATACACATGCTGGGAGAACCTCTAGTCCCCCAGCTCCAAGACAAAGTGCACTTGCTGAAGCTGCTGCTCTTCTATGCTGCGGACTTGAACCCCGACACAGAGCCTGCCCCACAGCACTGA
- the Kiaa1191 gene encoding putative monooxygenase p33MONOX isoform X4: MASRQPEVPALASSGPLGKMSLPIGVCRRAFSYDDALEDPAPMTPPPSDMGSIPWKPVIPERKYQHLDKTEEGAASVSSLAVTPSTATDSSDKAPVVKAKATHIIMNSLITKQTQESIQRFEQQAGLRDAGYTPHKGLTTEETKYLRVAEALHKLKLQSGETTKDEKQPASTQSTPSSTPHSSPKQKSSWFPSGSSTALPGPNPQTMDPGNGNDKNSVDKWSLFGPRPLQRSDSGFAIQAYKGAPKPSPMELMRAQATRVGEDPATFKPPKMDIPVVEGKKQPPRIHNLKPRDLNVLTPTGF; this comes from the exons ATGGCTTCGAGACAACCAGAAGTGCCTG CTCTTGCGTCCAGTGGGCCTCTAGGCAAGATGTCCCTGCCCATCGGGGTGTGCCGCCGGGCATTCAGCTATGATGATGCCCTAGAGGACCCTGCGCCCATGACTCCTCCTCCATCGGACATGGGCAGTATCCCCTGGAAGCCAGTGATTCCAGAGCGCAAGTATCAGCATCTTGACAAG ACAGAGGAAGGAGCGGCCAGTGTCTCTTCCCTTGCTGTGACTCCATCAACAGCCACTGACAGTTCAGACAAGGCCCCTGTGGTGAAGGCCAAAGCTACCCATATCATCATGAATTCCCTGATCACAA aaCAGACCCAGGAGAGCATCCAGCGTTTTGAGCAGCAGGCAGGACTGAGAGATGCTGGCTACACACCCCACAAGGGCCTCACCACTGAGGAGACCAAGTACCTCCGAGTGGCAGAAGCACTCCAT AAACTAAAGCTACAGAGTGGAGAGACAACAAAGGACGAGAAGCAGCCTGCATCGACCCAGTCCACCCCGAGCAGCACCCCTCACTCTTCCCCTAAGCAGAAATCCAG CTGGttcccctctggctcttccacAGCTTTACCTGGCCCGAATCCTCAAACCATGGATCCTGGGAATGGAAATGACAAGAACTCAGTAGACAAGTGGAGCCTCTTTGGACCACGGCCCCTGCAGAGGTCTGACTCTG GTTTTGCCATCCAGGCTTACAAAGGTGCCCCGAAACCCTCTCCTATGGAGCTAATGCGTGCCCAAGCCACACGAGTAGGTGAAGATCCAGCAACCTTCAAGCCGCCTAAGATGGATATCCCAGTGGTAGAAGGGAAGAAACAACCACCTCGGATCCATAATCTCAAACCCCGTGACCTGAATGTGCTCACACCCACTGGCTTCTAG
- the Kiaa1191 gene encoding putative monooxygenase p33MONOX isoform X3 produces the protein MASRQPEVPALASSGPLGKMSLPIGVCRRAFSYDDALEDPAPMTPPPSDMGSIPWKPVIPERKYQHLDKTEEGAASVSSLAVTPSTATDSSDKAPVVKAKATHIIMNSLITKQTQESIQRFEQQAGLRDAGYTPHKGLTTEETKYLRVAEALHKLKLQSGETTKDEKQPASTQSTPSSTPHSSPKQKSSWFPSGSSTALPGPNPQTMDPGNGNDKNSVDKWSLFGPRPLQRSDSAGFAIQAYKGAPKPSPMELMRAQATRVGEDPATFKPPKMDIPVVEGKKQPPRIHNLKPRDLNVLTPTGF, from the exons ATGGCTTCGAGACAACCAGAAGTGCCTG CTCTTGCGTCCAGTGGGCCTCTAGGCAAGATGTCCCTGCCCATCGGGGTGTGCCGCCGGGCATTCAGCTATGATGATGCCCTAGAGGACCCTGCGCCCATGACTCCTCCTCCATCGGACATGGGCAGTATCCCCTGGAAGCCAGTGATTCCAGAGCGCAAGTATCAGCATCTTGACAAG ACAGAGGAAGGAGCGGCCAGTGTCTCTTCCCTTGCTGTGACTCCATCAACAGCCACTGACAGTTCAGACAAGGCCCCTGTGGTGAAGGCCAAAGCTACCCATATCATCATGAATTCCCTGATCACAA aaCAGACCCAGGAGAGCATCCAGCGTTTTGAGCAGCAGGCAGGACTGAGAGATGCTGGCTACACACCCCACAAGGGCCTCACCACTGAGGAGACCAAGTACCTCCGAGTGGCAGAAGCACTCCAT AAACTAAAGCTACAGAGTGGAGAGACAACAAAGGACGAGAAGCAGCCTGCATCGACCCAGTCCACCCCGAGCAGCACCCCTCACTCTTCCCCTAAGCAGAAATCCAG CTGGttcccctctggctcttccacAGCTTTACCTGGCCCGAATCCTCAAACCATGGATCCTGGGAATGGAAATGACAAGAACTCAGTAGACAAGTGGAGCCTCTTTGGACCACGGCCCCTGCAGAGGTCTGACTCTG CAGGTTTTGCCATCCAGGCTTACAAAGGTGCCCCGAAACCCTCTCCTATGGAGCTAATGCGTGCCCAAGCCACACGAGTAGGTGAAGATCCAGCAACCTTCAAGCCGCCTAAGATGGATATCCCAGTGGTAGAAGGGAAGAAACAACCACCTCGGATCCATAATCTCAAACCCCGTGACCTGAATGTGCTCACACCCACTGGCTTCTAG
- the Kiaa1191 gene encoding putative monooxygenase p33MONOX isoform X2, translating to MASRQPEVPALASSGPLGKMSLPIGVCRRAFSYDDALEDPAPMTPPPSDMGSIPWKPVIPERKYQHLDKTEEGAASVSSLAVTPSTATDSSDKAPVVKAKATHIIMNSLITKQTQESIQRFEQQAGLRDAGYTPHKGLTTEETKYLRVAEALHKLKLQSGETTKDEKQPASTQSTPSSTPHSSPKQKSRSWFPSGSSTALPGPNPQTMDPGNGNDKNSVDKWSLFGPRPLQRSDSGFAIQAYKGAPKPSPMELMRAQATRVGEDPATFKPPKMDIPVVEGKKQPPRIHNLKPRDLNVLTPTGF from the exons ATGGCTTCGAGACAACCAGAAGTGCCTG CTCTTGCGTCCAGTGGGCCTCTAGGCAAGATGTCCCTGCCCATCGGGGTGTGCCGCCGGGCATTCAGCTATGATGATGCCCTAGAGGACCCTGCGCCCATGACTCCTCCTCCATCGGACATGGGCAGTATCCCCTGGAAGCCAGTGATTCCAGAGCGCAAGTATCAGCATCTTGACAAG ACAGAGGAAGGAGCGGCCAGTGTCTCTTCCCTTGCTGTGACTCCATCAACAGCCACTGACAGTTCAGACAAGGCCCCTGTGGTGAAGGCCAAAGCTACCCATATCATCATGAATTCCCTGATCACAA aaCAGACCCAGGAGAGCATCCAGCGTTTTGAGCAGCAGGCAGGACTGAGAGATGCTGGCTACACACCCCACAAGGGCCTCACCACTGAGGAGACCAAGTACCTCCGAGTGGCAGAAGCACTCCAT AAACTAAAGCTACAGAGTGGAGAGACAACAAAGGACGAGAAGCAGCCTGCATCGACCCAGTCCACCCCGAGCAGCACCCCTCACTCTTCCCCTAAGCAGAAATCCAG AAGCTGGttcccctctggctcttccacAGCTTTACCTGGCCCGAATCCTCAAACCATGGATCCTGGGAATGGAAATGACAAGAACTCAGTAGACAAGTGGAGCCTCTTTGGACCACGGCCCCTGCAGAGGTCTGACTCTG GTTTTGCCATCCAGGCTTACAAAGGTGCCCCGAAACCCTCTCCTATGGAGCTAATGCGTGCCCAAGCCACACGAGTAGGTGAAGATCCAGCAACCTTCAAGCCGCCTAAGATGGATATCCCAGTGGTAGAAGGGAAGAAACAACCACCTCGGATCCATAATCTCAAACCCCGTGACCTGAATGTGCTCACACCCACTGGCTTCTAG
- the Kiaa1191 gene encoding putative monooxygenase p33MONOX isoform X1, with the protein MASRQPEVPALASSGPLGKMSLPIGVCRRAFSYDDALEDPAPMTPPPSDMGSIPWKPVIPERKYQHLDKTEEGAASVSSLAVTPSTATDSSDKAPVVKAKATHIIMNSLITKQTQESIQRFEQQAGLRDAGYTPHKGLTTEETKYLRVAEALHKLKLQSGETTKDEKQPASTQSTPSSTPHSSPKQKSRSWFPSGSSTALPGPNPQTMDPGNGNDKNSVDKWSLFGPRPLQRSDSAGFAIQAYKGAPKPSPMELMRAQATRVGEDPATFKPPKMDIPVVEGKKQPPRIHNLKPRDLNVLTPTGF; encoded by the exons ATGGCTTCGAGACAACCAGAAGTGCCTG CTCTTGCGTCCAGTGGGCCTCTAGGCAAGATGTCCCTGCCCATCGGGGTGTGCCGCCGGGCATTCAGCTATGATGATGCCCTAGAGGACCCTGCGCCCATGACTCCTCCTCCATCGGACATGGGCAGTATCCCCTGGAAGCCAGTGATTCCAGAGCGCAAGTATCAGCATCTTGACAAG ACAGAGGAAGGAGCGGCCAGTGTCTCTTCCCTTGCTGTGACTCCATCAACAGCCACTGACAGTTCAGACAAGGCCCCTGTGGTGAAGGCCAAAGCTACCCATATCATCATGAATTCCCTGATCACAA aaCAGACCCAGGAGAGCATCCAGCGTTTTGAGCAGCAGGCAGGACTGAGAGATGCTGGCTACACACCCCACAAGGGCCTCACCACTGAGGAGACCAAGTACCTCCGAGTGGCAGAAGCACTCCAT AAACTAAAGCTACAGAGTGGAGAGACAACAAAGGACGAGAAGCAGCCTGCATCGACCCAGTCCACCCCGAGCAGCACCCCTCACTCTTCCCCTAAGCAGAAATCCAG AAGCTGGttcccctctggctcttccacAGCTTTACCTGGCCCGAATCCTCAAACCATGGATCCTGGGAATGGAAATGACAAGAACTCAGTAGACAAGTGGAGCCTCTTTGGACCACGGCCCCTGCAGAGGTCTGACTCTG CAGGTTTTGCCATCCAGGCTTACAAAGGTGCCCCGAAACCCTCTCCTATGGAGCTAATGCGTGCCCAAGCCACACGAGTAGGTGAAGATCCAGCAACCTTCAAGCCGCCTAAGATGGATATCCCAGTGGTAGAAGGGAAGAAACAACCACCTCGGATCCATAATCTCAAACCCCGTGACCTGAATGTGCTCACACCCACTGGCTTCTAG
- the Kiaa1191 gene encoding putative monooxygenase p33MONOX isoform X5, whose product MSLPIGVCRRAFSYDDALEDPAPMTPPPSDMGSIPWKPVIPERKYQHLDKTEEGAASVSSLAVTPSTATDSSDKAPVVKAKATHIIMNSLITKQTQESIQRFEQQAGLRDAGYTPHKGLTTEETKYLRVAEALHKLKLQSGETTKDEKQPASTQSTPSSTPHSSPKQKSRSWFPSGSSTALPGPNPQTMDPGNGNDKNSVDKWSLFGPRPLQRSDSAGFAIQAYKGAPKPSPMELMRAQATRVGEDPATFKPPKMDIPVVEGKKQPPRIHNLKPRDLNVLTPTGF is encoded by the exons ATGTCCCTGCCCATCGGGGTGTGCCGCCGGGCATTCAGCTATGATGATGCCCTAGAGGACCCTGCGCCCATGACTCCTCCTCCATCGGACATGGGCAGTATCCCCTGGAAGCCAGTGATTCCAGAGCGCAAGTATCAGCATCTTGACAAG ACAGAGGAAGGAGCGGCCAGTGTCTCTTCCCTTGCTGTGACTCCATCAACAGCCACTGACAGTTCAGACAAGGCCCCTGTGGTGAAGGCCAAAGCTACCCATATCATCATGAATTCCCTGATCACAA aaCAGACCCAGGAGAGCATCCAGCGTTTTGAGCAGCAGGCAGGACTGAGAGATGCTGGCTACACACCCCACAAGGGCCTCACCACTGAGGAGACCAAGTACCTCCGAGTGGCAGAAGCACTCCAT AAACTAAAGCTACAGAGTGGAGAGACAACAAAGGACGAGAAGCAGCCTGCATCGACCCAGTCCACCCCGAGCAGCACCCCTCACTCTTCCCCTAAGCAGAAATCCAG AAGCTGGttcccctctggctcttccacAGCTTTACCTGGCCCGAATCCTCAAACCATGGATCCTGGGAATGGAAATGACAAGAACTCAGTAGACAAGTGGAGCCTCTTTGGACCACGGCCCCTGCAGAGGTCTGACTCTG CAGGTTTTGCCATCCAGGCTTACAAAGGTGCCCCGAAACCCTCTCCTATGGAGCTAATGCGTGCCCAAGCCACACGAGTAGGTGAAGATCCAGCAACCTTCAAGCCGCCTAAGATGGATATCCCAGTGGTAGAAGGGAAGAAACAACCACCTCGGATCCATAATCTCAAACCCCGTGACCTGAATGTGCTCACACCCACTGGCTTCTAG
- the Kiaa1191 gene encoding putative monooxygenase p33MONOX isoform X6 — translation MNSLITKQTQESIQRFEQQAGLRDAGYTPHKGLTTEETKYLRVAEALHKLKLQSGETTKDEKQPASTQSTPSSTPHSSPKQKSRSWFPSGSSTALPGPNPQTMDPGNGNDKNSVDKWSLFGPRPLQRSDSAGFAIQAYKGAPKPSPMELMRAQATRVGEDPATFKPPKMDIPVVEGKKQPPRIHNLKPRDLNVLTPTGF, via the exons ATGAATTCCCTGATCACAA aaCAGACCCAGGAGAGCATCCAGCGTTTTGAGCAGCAGGCAGGACTGAGAGATGCTGGCTACACACCCCACAAGGGCCTCACCACTGAGGAGACCAAGTACCTCCGAGTGGCAGAAGCACTCCAT AAACTAAAGCTACAGAGTGGAGAGACAACAAAGGACGAGAAGCAGCCTGCATCGACCCAGTCCACCCCGAGCAGCACCCCTCACTCTTCCCCTAAGCAGAAATCCAG AAGCTGGttcccctctggctcttccacAGCTTTACCTGGCCCGAATCCTCAAACCATGGATCCTGGGAATGGAAATGACAAGAACTCAGTAGACAAGTGGAGCCTCTTTGGACCACGGCCCCTGCAGAGGTCTGACTCTG CAGGTTTTGCCATCCAGGCTTACAAAGGTGCCCCGAAACCCTCTCCTATGGAGCTAATGCGTGCCCAAGCCACACGAGTAGGTGAAGATCCAGCAACCTTCAAGCCGCCTAAGATGGATATCCCAGTGGTAGAAGGGAAGAAACAACCACCTCGGATCCATAATCTCAAACCCCGTGACCTGAATGTGCTCACACCCACTGGCTTCTAG
- the Kiaa1191 gene encoding putative monooxygenase p33MONOX isoform X7, translating to MDPGNGNDKNSVDKWSLFGPRPLQRSDSGFAIQAYKGAPKPSPMELMRAQATRVGEDPATFKPPKMDIPVVEGKKQPPRIHNLKPRDLNVLTPTGF from the exons ATGGATCCTGGGAATGGAAATGACAAGAACTCAGTAGACAAGTGGAGCCTCTTTGGACCACGGCCCCTGCAGAGGTCTGACTCTG GTTTTGCCATCCAGGCTTACAAAGGTGCCCCGAAACCCTCTCCTATGGAGCTAATGCGTGCCCAAGCCACACGAGTAGGTGAAGATCCAGCAACCTTCAAGCCGCCTAAGATGGATATCCCAGTGGTAGAAGGGAAGAAACAACCACCTCGGATCCATAATCTCAAACCCCGTGACCTGAATGTGCTCACACCCACTGGCTTCTAG